One segment of Triticum aestivum cultivar Chinese Spring chromosome 2A, IWGSC CS RefSeq v2.1, whole genome shotgun sequence DNA contains the following:
- the LOC123189641 gene encoding cytochrome b561 and DOMON domain-containing protein At3g07570 — protein sequence MGASSCSSVRLLLPLLCLLGFCFAASHQKSDSCDGDLQVARLVPFDTDAFHCITLWKDEDFILRYKNTGTSQWSFVLSAPEKRSYVAVGFSGKGGMVGSSAMVGWSSGGKGAAKQYYLQGRSPEAVTPDDGRLTLVRNRTVAVSKSGRLYLAFELSTDRPQPYLIYSVGYEGSLPSSSDYTIQMHRDMGSRSFKFASASPSSAGGESGEEGFPAKRWHGLLSMMGWGVLLPMGMMVARYFRRQDPYWFYGHIAVQGLGFLIGIAAVVLGFRLNGDGLKNIVVHKVIGISILSMACLQVTAVLARPDKTSKVRRFWNWYHHNIGRVAILLAMANVFLGLTIAREVSAYIVSYGVFVAVWIMAVAAFEFKRYYEDDD from the exons ATGGGGGCTTCCTCTTGCTCCTCCGTgcggctgctgctgccgctgctctgcCTGCTGGGCTTCTGCTTCGCGGCGAGCCACCAGAAGTCGGACTCGTGCGACGGGGACCTCCAGGTGGCGCGCCTCGTGCCCTTCGACACCGACGCCTTCCACTGCATCACGCTCTGGAAGGACGAGGACTTCATCCTCAGG TACAAGAACACGGGGACGAGCCAGTGGAGCTTCGTGCTGTCGGCGCCGGAGAAGAGATCCTACGTGGCGGTGGGGTTCTCGGGCAAGGGGGGCATGGTGGGCAGCAGCGCCATGGTCGGCTGGTCGTCGGGCGGCAAGGGCGCCGCCAAGCAGTACTACCTGCAGGGCAGGAGCCCGGAGGCCGTGACGCCGGACGACGGCCGGCTCACCCTGGTCAGGAACCGGACCGTCGCCGTGTCCAAGTCCGGTCGGCTCTACCTGGCCTTCGAGCTCAGCACCGACCGCCCGCAGCCGTACCTGATCTACTCCGTGGGCTACGAGGGCAGCCTCCCTTCCTCCTCCGACTACACGATCCAGATGCACCGCGACATGGGCTCCCGCTCCTTCAAGTTCGCCTCCG CGTCGCCGTCCAGCGCCGGCGGCGAGTCGGGCGAGGAGGGGTTCCCGGCGAAGAGGTGGCACGGGCTGCTGTCCATGATGGGGTGGGGCGTGCTGCTGCCGATGGGCATGATGGTGGCGCGCTACTTCCGGCGGCAGGACCCCTACTGGTTCTACGGCCACATCGCCGTGCAGGGGCTGGGCTTCCTCATCGGCATCGCGGCGGTGGTCCTCGGATTCCGGCTCAACGGGGACGGGCTCAAGAACATCGTGGTGCACAAGGTCATCGGCATCTCCATCCTGTCCATGGCATGCCTCCAG GTGACGGCGGTGCTGGCGCGGCCGGACAAGACGTCCAAGGTGCGGCGGTTCTGGAACTGGTACCACCACAACATCGGGCGCGTGGCCATCCTGCTCGCCATGGCCAACGTCTTCCTCGGCCTCACCATCGCCAGGGAGGTGAGCGCCTACATCGTCTCCTACGGCGTCTTCGTCGCCGTCTGGATCATGGCCGTCGCCGCCTTCGAGTTCAAGCGCTACTACGAGGACGACGACTGA